A part of Maniola jurtina chromosome 19, ilManJurt1.1, whole genome shotgun sequence genomic DNA contains:
- the LOC123874943 gene encoding uveal autoantigen with coiled-coil domains and ankyrin repeats protein-like isoform X2: MEISNKIQKILTQRKLAEGARQIQAKISTQNKDLIKVEVNRDTALWQREQELAELKGHHERIQHNMLELQTQYEALSAQYQQELRYRPETLNKLDGTRKICELLEGSMEQLNEMYVQATKDQAMISDVYMKADLQVQKLTQMCVTKKNEAEQCNQKLRCQVREMKKHENQIIAMYNDSQKRAETALHDTYELQTHNNELQRKCKEMKLELVKENTKCQQLQEEKERLNKEMNYQLETIHLHEEELESLKQRLSEYDTKLHKVTLELSNTTELYQKNNEIIEKLHAQNMTLSKDNSDVATAFTKYREAAEEELKNRAITIEKTNNDLALKASEIIEMNKELQSEKGERAKLEVQIEKQKEIITDIQLKFEMQTTTALKEKEERCKLKTEIQKKTEIINEIKMELEEKRCALDQEKEERIKLDATLQTLKRDFEIESNTAKENERELKKRVSELEAKIRAKDEEITRELNNFLNIRNQLEKEKYNLNETITGLEMRICNIMKVASKTPGTGSPPEVPDDNAVTLTITNDYRPFMIFAKSPEDPQPPKRPRRDSPVRAKPTDTITAATERPLALPKSMTAAAPETKSKQRRFFKSRTSKNTENCAGKKKNK; the protein is encoded by the exons GTGAACCGAGATACGGCCTTGTGGCAGCGTGAACAAGAGTTGGCGGAGTTAAAGGGTCACCATGAGCGTATCCAACACAACATGCTGGAGCTCCAGACCCAGTACGAAGCCCTGTCTGCACAATACCAACAGGAACTACGATACAGACCCGAGACTTTGAACAA GCTCGATGGCACGCGCAAGATTTGCGAACTGCTGGAAGGTTCCATGGAGCAACTTAATGAGATGTATGTCCAAGCTACGAAGGACCAGGCGATGATCAGCGACGTATACATGAAGGCGGACCTTCAGGTTCAAAAGCTAACGCAAATGTGTGTTACCAAGAAGAACGAGGCGGAGCAGTGCAACCAGAAGCTCAGATGCCAAG TGCGTGAAATGAAAAAGCATGAGAATCAAATAATCGCAATGTATAACGACAGTCAGAAACGCGCGGAAACTGCGTTACATGACACGTATGAGTTGCAGACACATAATAATGAATTGCAGAGAAAATGCAAGGAGATGAAGCTTGAACTCGTCAAG GAGAACACTAAGTGTCAACAGCtgcaagaagaaaaagaaagattGAATAAAGAAATGAATTATCAACTagag ACTATTCATTTGCATGAGGAAGAATTGGAATCGCTGAAACAACGACTTTCAGAATATGACACTAAACTCCATAAAGTAACATTGGAACTGAGTAATACAACAGAATTATATCAAAAGAACAATGAAATAATCGAAAAATTGCATGCACAAAATATGACACTAAGCAAAGATAACTCTGACGTTGCCACAGCTTTTACTAAATACAG AGAAGCTGCCGAAGAAGAATTGAAAAATCGAGCAATTACTATAGAGAAGACAAACAATGACTTGGCACTTAAGGCCTCTGAAATCATAGAGATGAATAAGGAACTCCAATCCGAAAAAGGAGAACGTGCCAAATTGGAGGTACAGatagaaaaacaaaaagaaataataaccgatatacaattaaaatttgaaatgcaaACCACTACAGCTcttaaagaaaaagaagaacGCTGCAAACTAAAAACAGAAATACAAAAGAAAACcgaaataataaatgaaataaaaatggaaTTAGAAGAAAAAAGATGCGCTCTTGACCAAGAGAAAGAAGAACGTATTAAACTAGATGCCACACTGCAGACACTGAAAAGGGATTTTGAAATTGAATCGAATACCGCAAAGGAAAACGAAAGGGAGCTCAAAAAAAGGGTGTCTGAATTAGAAGCTAAGATTAGG GCCAAAGATGAAGAAATTACTCGGGAACTGAATAACTTCTTGAACATAAGGAATCAATTA gaaaaagaaaaatataatctaAATGAAACCATCACTGGCCTGGAGATGAGGATATGCAATATCATGAAGGTGGCCTCCAAAACACCCGGCACCGGCTCACCGCCCGAGGTACCAGATGACAACGCAGTGACGCTCACG ATTACCAACGATTATCGTCCTTTTATGATTTTCGCGAAATCCCCCGAAGATCCCCAGCCTCCAAAACGGCCACGACGAGACTCCCCAGTGCGCGCCAAGCCCaca GATACTATTACAGCGGCCACAGAACGCCCTCTGGCTCTACCAAAATCAATGACAGCGGCAGCGCCCGAAACGAAAAGCAAGCAACGTCGGTTCTTTAAATCTCGTActtcaaaaaatactgaaaattgTGCCGGGAAGAAGAAGAATAAATAA
- the LOC123874943 gene encoding uveal autoantigen with coiled-coil domains and ankyrin repeats protein-like isoform X1, translated as MEISNKIQKILTQRKLAEGARQIQAKISTQNKDLIKVEVNRDTALWQREQELAELKGHHERIQHNMLELQTQYEALSAQYQQELRYRPETLNKLDGTRKICELLEGSMEQLNEMYVQATKDQAMISDVYMKADLQVQKLTQMCVTKKNEAEQCNQKLRCQVREMKKHENQIIAMYNDSQKRAETALHDTYELQTHNNELQRKCKEMKLELVKENTKCQQLQEEKERLNKEMNYQLETIHLHEEELESLKQRLSEYDTKLHKVTLELSNTTELYQKNNEIIEKLHAQNMTLSKDNSDVATAFTKYREAAEEELKNRAITIEKTNNDLALKASEIIEMNKELQSEKGERAKLEVQIEKQKEIITDIQLKFEMQTTTALKEKEERCKLKTEIQKKTEIINEIKMELEEKRCALDQEKEERIKLDATLQTLKRDFEIESNTAKENERELKKRVSELEAKIRAKDEEITRELNNFLNIRNQLEKEKYNLNETITGLEMRICNIMKVASKTPGTGSPPEVPDDNAVTLTQQSRNQLAAYSVVQPHLGPSRKPTLEPPVPEFGFSFPEFSNSSITNDYRPFMIFAKSPEDPQPPKRPRRDSPVRAKPTDTITAATERPLALPKSMTAAAPETKSKQRRFFKSRTSKNTENCAGKKKNK; from the exons GTGAACCGAGATACGGCCTTGTGGCAGCGTGAACAAGAGTTGGCGGAGTTAAAGGGTCACCATGAGCGTATCCAACACAACATGCTGGAGCTCCAGACCCAGTACGAAGCCCTGTCTGCACAATACCAACAGGAACTACGATACAGACCCGAGACTTTGAACAA GCTCGATGGCACGCGCAAGATTTGCGAACTGCTGGAAGGTTCCATGGAGCAACTTAATGAGATGTATGTCCAAGCTACGAAGGACCAGGCGATGATCAGCGACGTATACATGAAGGCGGACCTTCAGGTTCAAAAGCTAACGCAAATGTGTGTTACCAAGAAGAACGAGGCGGAGCAGTGCAACCAGAAGCTCAGATGCCAAG TGCGTGAAATGAAAAAGCATGAGAATCAAATAATCGCAATGTATAACGACAGTCAGAAACGCGCGGAAACTGCGTTACATGACACGTATGAGTTGCAGACACATAATAATGAATTGCAGAGAAAATGCAAGGAGATGAAGCTTGAACTCGTCAAG GAGAACACTAAGTGTCAACAGCtgcaagaagaaaaagaaagattGAATAAAGAAATGAATTATCAACTagag ACTATTCATTTGCATGAGGAAGAATTGGAATCGCTGAAACAACGACTTTCAGAATATGACACTAAACTCCATAAAGTAACATTGGAACTGAGTAATACAACAGAATTATATCAAAAGAACAATGAAATAATCGAAAAATTGCATGCACAAAATATGACACTAAGCAAAGATAACTCTGACGTTGCCACAGCTTTTACTAAATACAG AGAAGCTGCCGAAGAAGAATTGAAAAATCGAGCAATTACTATAGAGAAGACAAACAATGACTTGGCACTTAAGGCCTCTGAAATCATAGAGATGAATAAGGAACTCCAATCCGAAAAAGGAGAACGTGCCAAATTGGAGGTACAGatagaaaaacaaaaagaaataataaccgatatacaattaaaatttgaaatgcaaACCACTACAGCTcttaaagaaaaagaagaacGCTGCAAACTAAAAACAGAAATACAAAAGAAAACcgaaataataaatgaaataaaaatggaaTTAGAAGAAAAAAGATGCGCTCTTGACCAAGAGAAAGAAGAACGTATTAAACTAGATGCCACACTGCAGACACTGAAAAGGGATTTTGAAATTGAATCGAATACCGCAAAGGAAAACGAAAGGGAGCTCAAAAAAAGGGTGTCTGAATTAGAAGCTAAGATTAGG GCCAAAGATGAAGAAATTACTCGGGAACTGAATAACTTCTTGAACATAAGGAATCAATTA gaaaaagaaaaatataatctaAATGAAACCATCACTGGCCTGGAGATGAGGATATGCAATATCATGAAGGTGGCCTCCAAAACACCCGGCACCGGCTCACCGCCCGAGGTACCAGATGACAACGCAGTGACGCTCACG CAACAGTCTCGCAACCAGCTCGCTGCATACTCCGTGGTCCAGCCGCACCTAGGACCTTCCCGCAAACCCACGCTAGAACCGCCTGTTCCTGAGTTCGGCTTCTCATTTCCTGAATTCAGTAATTCCAGC ATTACCAACGATTATCGTCCTTTTATGATTTTCGCGAAATCCCCCGAAGATCCCCAGCCTCCAAAACGGCCACGACGAGACTCCCCAGTGCGCGCCAAGCCCaca GATACTATTACAGCGGCCACAGAACGCCCTCTGGCTCTACCAAAATCAATGACAGCGGCAGCGCCCGAAACGAAAAGCAAGCAACGTCGGTTCTTTAAATCTCGTActtcaaaaaatactgaaaattgTGCCGGGAAGAAGAAGAATAAATAA
- the LOC123874932 gene encoding serine-rich adhesin for platelets, producing MLKMSTRSRKRIHGSIHENAEDDVAELKSERKTRGKRQTDNYNEIASAKKRKNYVRYPSEEDIAAMSNAEKLLKEQNIVTTKPETLNDDRTARLHRRTRKSETVNNRENMETDNEIKTKLSKNNKKVKTVTSENTLEPILQPIKKKSNKKKNKRKSGSIVVEDISQTNSGKNNLSNMSVESFYSAAGSPFKDSEVLEASKKIVQEDVPSKSTRSHDKVLVNVVLNHQFEDVPSKATTRSQTHKVDKKNLENAELKSTKRKNVKRKKKLTNENLFNNSLTKATNAEEIDNSSKVSVIEPILQTNDVNNITQDKQLTDLFYNSPSFNNSLKNSSEKRRSKINSFETVHSIKIPDKLIILDTTKENNSKVNSTYDKINISETYLNVTFNKEVSNNISENENVEPQDVFLKSTKKGLKKKRKSTNNKINVSEANLNATFGKDISNECVNQSEHSENDSTNLNVTGKNSNKKRTNSTYDKINFSETSLNATFDEKMCENPIINVSEETQMVLTNGLKNSDKKKRKSSDRKLISDEFESSDINLDATDVKNNSNLKIQTAQSKELRKSKRFSKTSLDQVETSNLNTTYDKSSITDSQPNSRNNSTFDKSAKINTTFEMVTNTKLDATFDKSQNNDTRRGSSLISSDTTGNASSEISKDISRISITSDESVVDNVVNISPFLIESSIDDSQINISSHEANKSTKPNAEIKNAASPPKLQKAYKDNRDITLEEMNIEMKSKTPPKCDEIGTEITCMTPLIKKDRTYTEIKYSTPTKYEGTCIETKKVTTPKSKDTFTETKVPKTSLREGTYTELKTARTPLKREGTYTELNPTTTPSKNDAINTQNTTKTPIKFNDSVENKNATPTLKREGTFTKDSNVPESPKVQSNINKTPIRRKSLPSPGRTPFPIFKTTSNEQENGEKSILNITRSIEKSNRRSSVAEYLPRATKVMFCSPVATPMVMGQMKGKVIKSNLKGSDKSFVFDESVSGSARPPRKRSHTQSEAEGVGSKRTRLTGDQRQSVQRLSRPRTASASGKLQDPGTPSKKASTLNKSKTEVTPFKSKPEGRVLRTKLPNFAALHQKHFAKMESLDECQERKAKRARQLLTPTGSVNLLERISPKEMQPSTSPTEPQTQKAETSKKSIIPPEHKGYTRFGFKLNTDVNPFSFTANTETKPKQTQESTIKPLKQPATLPSRAGATKLRREAAKQTVMREKSFAEIRDIKRNENRTIIKGVRTNRRFELQMKMRNVNN from the exons ATGTTAAAAATGTCCACGAGATCTAGAAAAC gaATTCACGGTTCCATCCATGAGAACGCCGAGGATGATGTCGCAGAGCTTAAGAGTGAGAGGAAAACTCGCGGCaagcgacagacagacaactataATGAGATAGCATCAGCGAAGAAACGTAAGAATTATGTGCGTTACCCTTCCGAAGAGGATATAGCGGCTATGAGTAATGCCGAGAAGCTGCTCAAAGAGCAAAACATCGTAACCACTAAACCTGAGACGTTAAATGATGATAGAACTGCGCGCCTCCATCGTAGGACAAGAAAATCCGAAACTGTAAACAATAGAGAAAACATGGAGACAGATAACGagattaaaactaaattaagtaaaaataacaaaaaagttaagACAGTCACTAGTGAAAATACACTTGAACCAATATTACaaccaattaagaaaaaatctaataaaaaaaagaacaaaCGTAAATCAGGATCTATTGTTGTTGAAGATATTTCTCAGACCAACAGTGGTAAAAACAATCTGAGTAATATGTCTGTTGAGTCCTTCTACAGTGCTGCGGGCAGCCCATTTAAAGACAGTGAAGTTTTAGAAGCTAGTAAAAAAATTGTCCAAGAAGATGTCCCATCAAAATCTACTAGGAGTCATGATAAAGTCCTAGTAAATGTAGTACTAAATCATCAGTTTGAAGATGTGCCATCAAAAGCTACTACTAGAAGTCAAACGCAT AAAGTGGACAAGAAAAATTTAGAAAATGCTGAGTTAAAATCAACAAAAAGGAAGAATGTCAAACGTAAAAAAAAGTTAACCAATGAAAATCTATTCAACAATTCCTTGACTAAAGCTACTAATGCGGAAGAAATCGATAATTCATCAAAAGTTAGTGTCATTGAGCCAATCTTGCAGACAAATGatgttaataatattactcAAGACAAACAACTTACAGATTTATTCTACAATTCACCCAGCTTTAACAACTCTTTGAAGAATTCTAGTGAGAAAAGAAGATCAAAAATTAACTCATTCGAAACTGTACATAGTATTAAAATAcctgataaattaataatacttgATACAACtaaagaaaataattcaaaGGTAAACTCAAcatatgataaaataaatatctctgaGACTTACTTAAATGTTACTTTTAATAAAGAAGTTTCTAATAATATCTCTGAGAATGAAAATGTCGAACCgcaagatgttttccttaaaAGTACTAAAAAGGGTCTcaagaagaaaagaaaatcaactaataacaaaattaatgtaTCAGAGGCTAATTTAAATGCTACTTTTGGGAAAGATATTTCTAATGAATGTGTGAATCAATCTGAACATTCAGAAAATGACTCGACTAATTTAAATGTTACTGGCAAAAACAGCAATAAAAAGAGAACAAATTCAActtatgataaaataaatttctcAGAAACCAGTTTAAATGCTACTTTTGATGAAAAAATGTGTGAAAACCCAATAATAAATGTATCTGAAGAAACACAGATGGTCTTAACAAATGGACTGAAGAACAGTGataagaaaaaaagaaagtCTAGTGACAGAAAATTAATTTCTGATGAGTTTGAGTCTTCTGATATTAATTTAGATGCTACTGATGTAAAGAACAATTCTAATCTAAAAATTCAAACAGCACAAAGTAAAGAATTGAGAAAGTCAAAACGGTTTTCAAAAACTTCACTAGACCAAGTTGAAACATCGAATTTAAACACAACATATGACAAAAGCTCCATAACTGACAGTCAGCCCAACTCGCGTAATAACTCTACATTTGACAAATCAGCTAAAATCAATACTACTTTCGAAATGGTTACAAATACCAAACTTGATGCAACTTTTGATAAGTCTCAAAACAATGACACGAGACGCGGATCGTCTCTCATAAGCTCTGACACAACAGGTAATGCCTCCTCAGAGATCTCTAAAGATATTTCTCGGATTAGTATTACAAGTGATGAGTCTGTGGTGGACAATGTTGTTAATATTTCACCATTTTTAATTGAAAGCAGCATAGATGACTCACAAATCAATATTAGCTCTCACGAAGCTAATAAGAGTACTAAACCAAATGCAGAAATTAAAAATGCGGCATCACCTCCAAAACTTCAAAAAGCATATAAGGATAATAGAGATATCACACTGGAAGAGATGAATATAGAAATGAAATCAAAAACTCCACCAAAATGTGACGAGATAGGTACAGAAATTACTTGCATGACACCATTAATAAAAAAGGATAGAACTTATACCGAAATTAAGTACTCTACACCGACCAAATATGAAGGAACATGTATAGAAACCAAGAAAGTGACTACGCCAAAAAGCAAAGACACTTTTACAGAAACAAAAGTTCCGAAAACATCTCTACGCGAAGGCACTTATACAGAATTGAAAACCGCGAGAACACCGTTGAAACGCGAAGGAACTTACACTGAACTCAACCCTACAACTACCCCGTCTAAGAACGATGCAATCAATACACAAAATACAACTAAAACTCCTATAAAATTCAATGATAGTGTCGAGAATAAAAACGCAACACCAACGTTAAAAAGAGAGGGTACTTTCACAAAAGATTCAAATGTACCCGAGTCTCCAAAAGTACAATCAAACATTAACAAAACTCCAATTCGACGGAAATCATTACCTTCGCCTGGACGCACACCCTTCCCTATATTTAAAACCACTTCAAATGAACAAGAAAATGGTGAAAAGAGTATTTTAAACATAACTAGATCTATTGAGAAGTCAAACAGACGGTCGTCAGTGGCAGAGTATCTTCCAAGAGCGACCAAAGTAATGTTTTGCAGCCCTGTGGCTACACCCATGGTTATGGGGCAGATGAAGGGGAAGGTTATCAAGTCTAACTTGAAGGGGTCAGACAAGAGCTTTGTTTTTGATGAAAGTG TATCGGGTAGTGCCCGGCCGCCTCGCAAGCGCTCGCACACGCAGAGCGAAGCGGAGGGCGTCGGCTCGAAGCGGACGCGCCTCACAGGAGACCAGCGGCAATCCGTCCAGCGCCTCTCGCGACCTCGCACCGCCAGCGCCTCAG GAAAACTCCAAGACCCAGGCACACCATCCAAAAAAGCTTCAACATTAAACAAATCCAAAACAGAAGTCACCCCATTCAAGTCAAAGCCTGAGGGCCGAGTGCTGCGGACCAAGCTGCCCAACTTTGCGGCTTTGCACCAGAAGCACTTTGCCAAGATGGAGTCTCTTGACGAGTGCCAGGAGAGGAAAGCCAAGCGAGCGAGGCAGCTCCTCACTCCCACCGGCTCTGTGAATCTGTTGGAGAGGATCAGTCCTAAAG aaatgCAACCCTCTACGTCTCCCACCGAACCTCAAACTCAGAAAGCAGAAACATCAAAGAAATCAATAATACCTCCAGAACACAAAGGCTATACCAGATTCGGCTTCAAACTCAACACAGATGTCAACCCCTTCAGCTTTACTGCCAACACGGAAACCAAGCCAAAGCAAACCCAAGAAAGCACTATCAAACCGCTCAAGCAACCGGCGACGCTACCGTCGCGCGCCGGAGCCACTAAACTACGCAGAGAGGCCGCCAAACAAACCGTCATGAGGGAAAAATCTTTTGCAGAAATAAGAGATATAAAGAGAAACGAGAATAGAACCATCATAAAAGGCGTACGAACCAACAGGCGCTTCGAATTACAAATGAAGATGAGGAATGTTAAtaattaa